CGCCCGTCGCGGTGGCCGCCGCCGTCCCTGCGGCCGCGCCGGGCGCCCCCGCAGCGGCCCCGGCCGTGGAGGAGAAGACCGAGTTCGACGTGATCCTCAAGGAGGTCGGGCCGAAGAAGATTGAGGTGATCAAGGTGGTGCGCCAGCTGACCAACCTGGGCCTCAAGGAGGCCAAGGATCTGGTCGAGGCGGCCCCCCGGCCGGTCCTGGAGGGCGTCAGCAAAGAGGTGGCCCAGGACGCCAAGGCCAAGCTGGAGGCGGTGGGCGCGGTAGTGGAGATCAAGTAAGTCTGCTGCCGAGACAGGCGTCCGGCGGGGGCGATCCCTCCCGCTGGCCCCCGCCGGACGCCGTCCCAGAGGGCCTACGATCCAGAACGGCCCCGGGCCTGCAGGAACAGGGCGTAAAGCGACCGCAACGCCTGCCCCGGCCGGTCCTCGTAGTCCGCGGGGACGGGCAAGGGGGAGGGAGGGGCGGCCAGCGGGCGTCGGCGCGCGGCGAAACGGGCGATGACGTCCGCTGCTGGCTTGCGGGATCCGTCGGGCCGCAGCAGCCCGAAATGGCGCTCGTGGATCAGGCGATCGCACGGCGGCCGTGTCCACAGATCCGGATGATAGTCCGTGTAACACCAGATGAAGGCCCCCAGGGCGCCTTCCTGAACCAGCGCCTCCAGCGCCCGTTCATAGAAATCCGCCGCCTCGTGCTCGGAGATCAGCGTCACCTCGAACGAGCGATCCTCCAGCTGGATTGGGATCCATTGGGTGGGCTGCCCGGGCGGCGCGGTGGGCAATCCGAACTCCTCCAGCAGCACCGGCTTCCCTCCCAGGTCGGCGGTGAGCCGAGCCAGGAAAGGGAGAACCTGCTCATCCAGCGGATGGCGAGCCCATGCCGCATAGACCGGGTAGCCATGCATGCAGAGGAAATCCAGCATAGGGGCGAGGGCCCGCACCCGGAACCCCAGGTCCTCTTCCAGCACGGGGCTGTGGAAGCCGATGGTGATGGGATGGGCGGGGTCGATGGCGCGCAGAGCCCGGGTGAGGGTGTCCAGCCACCGGGCGGCGGCCTCAGGGGTTCGGGGCTGCAGGACCAGGTCCGGTTCGTTCCCCAGATCCCATGCGAGCAGCGCCGGATGATCCCCCACCGCCTCAGCGGCAGCCTCCAGCATCCGGACCTGCGCCGCGAGGGCGAAAGGATCCTCGTAGAGGTCCCGGATGCGGCTTTTCACGACGCGCCCGCCGGCGATCAAGCGGAAACGGGGATCGCTTTCTCGTTCGCCGTCCAGCAGCCACGGCGGCAGCCAGTTCACGCCGCTCATGTGCCCGGTGAAGAGAGTGACGATCACCCGCAGCCCGTTCGCCGCGGCCAGGTCTAGCACCTGGCGGAGGCGTTCCAGCATGCGGGGATCGACCCTCTCGGGGGTGGGCATGAAGTCTTCCCAGAGCAGGAAGATGCGAACCCCTTCCAGGTTGAGGGCGGCGATCTCGGCCATGTCTGACCGGACCTCCTCCAGGTCGAATTCCTTCCACCAGAACATCGCCTTGGTGCGCGGCCAGTAGTTGACGCCAACCAGGAAGTGATCTCCCCATCCGCTCACCGCCGTCCCTCCTTAGGTGAGTAGAATGCCGGGTCGACGCTGGGAAGTTCAGCCCGCGCTCCGTGTCAACTCCCCACTTGCTTCCTCAAGGATCTTCCGGAGATCTGCCATAGAAATCGTGGGCGGCAACGGGGCCTGGGCGTAATCCGAACGACCCCCGCCTCCGGAGAAGCCGAGACGGCTCCGGATCCGCTCCAGGATCTGCTGGGCCGAGACGGGGATCCCCGGGCCGCACGCCACGGCGAGGAGACCGGCGCTCCCTCCGGCCGCCAGGATCACCAGGCGGGGCCCCGAGGCGCTGAGCCGCCGCGCCAGGCGGGGCAACAGCCCGGGAGGCAGCTGCGCCCATACGTGGATCACGAGCTCCCCAAACGGCACCGGACATGCCTTTCGTTCCAGTGTCGGAAGCACTTCCTCTATGTAGAGCTCCTGCAGGAGGGACAAGCTGCGCCGGGCTTCCTTCAGTTCGCGCTGCAATGCCTGCACGGCCTCCATCAGATCCGCCTCCCCTGCGCTCAGCAGGCGGGCGACCTGGAGGAGCCGCCGGTATTTCCCCTGATAATCCCGCAGGGCCCGCCAGCCACAGAGGAAGCTCACCCGCACTCCCCCGCCGCGACGCTCCCACTTCAGGATCTTGATCGGCCCCACTTCCCCCGTGCGCCGGACGTGGGTGCCTCCGCACGGACTGCGATCGAAATCCGCCACCTCCACGATGCGGATCGGCCCCTCCACAGAAGGGCTCCGGCGCAACCCCAAGGCCTCCACTTCCCCTCCATTCACCCACCAGGTCCGCACCTCCCGGTTCTCCAGGACCACCCGGTTGGCCAGCTCCTCCGCCGCCTCGGCGACCGCCTCCGGGAGATCCGTCGTCTCCAGGTCGATGGTGACCACCTCATGGCCGATGTGAAAGGAAACGGTCTGCGCACCCGCGACCCGAAGGAAGGCCTGCGAGAGGATGTGTTGCCCGGTGTGCTGCTGCATGTGATCGAAGCGGCGCTCCCCATCGACGATCCCTTCCACCTCCTGCATCCCCAGCGGGCGCTCGAGGAGATGCAGGATCACCCCATCCTCCTCTCGTTCCATCACCTCCCGCACCGGGATCCCGT
The nucleotide sequence above comes from Thermoflexus hugenholtzii JAD2. Encoded proteins:
- a CDS encoding glycoside hydrolase 5 family protein gives rise to the protein MSGWGDHFLVGVNYWPRTKAMFWWKEFDLEEVRSDMAEIAALNLEGVRIFLLWEDFMPTPERVDPRMLERLRQVLDLAAANGLRVIVTLFTGHMSGVNWLPPWLLDGERESDPRFRLIAGGRVVKSRIRDLYEDPFALAAQVRMLEAAAEAVGDHPALLAWDLGNEPDLVLQPRTPEAAARWLDTLTRALRAIDPAHPITIGFHSPVLEEDLGFRVRALAPMLDFLCMHGYPVYAAWARHPLDEQVLPFLARLTADLGGKPVLLEEFGLPTAPPGQPTQWIPIQLEDRSFEVTLISEHEAADFYERALEALVQEGALGAFIWCYTDYHPDLWTRPPCDRLIHERHFGLLRPDGSRKPAADVIARFAARRRPLAAPPSPLPVPADYEDRPGQALRSLYALFLQARGRSGS
- the rplL gene encoding 50S ribosomal protein L7/L12, producing PVAVAAAVPAAAPGAPAAAPAVEEKTEFDVILKEVGPKKIEVIKVVRQLTNLGLKEAKDLVEAAPRPVLEGVSKEVAQDAKAKLEAVGAVVEIK
- a CDS encoding alanyl-tRNA editing protein codes for the protein MTLRLYWEDPYLWRFTARVVEETTYQGQPAVILDRTAFYPAGGGQPSDRGTLNGIPVREVMEREEDGVILHLLERPLGMQEVEGIVDGERRFDHMQQHTGQHILSQAFLRVAGAQTVSFHIGHEVVTIDLETTDLPEAVAEAAEELANRVVLENREVRTWWVNGGEVEALGLRRSPSVEGPIRIVEVADFDRSPCGGTHVRRTGEVGPIKILKWERRGGGVRVSFLCGWRALRDYQGKYRRLLQVARLLSAGEADLMEAVQALQRELKEARRSLSLLQELYIEEVLPTLERKACPVPFGELVIHVWAQLPPGLLPRLARRLSASGPRLVILAAGGSAGLLAVACGPGIPVSAQQILERIRSRLGFSGGGGRSDYAQAPLPPTISMADLRKILEEASGELTRSAG